In Onychostoma macrolepis isolate SWU-2019 chromosome 06, ASM1243209v1, whole genome shotgun sequence, one DNA window encodes the following:
- the trub2 gene encoding mitochondrial mRNA pseudouridine synthase TRUB2 → MTTQAVRLFRKMDGLFAVYKPHGVHWKHVRDGVESSLLKALNSCPPPAPQLAVRFQLLSAGENSSSKDLVLSPSMVPTLADHPLVTGPQFHKVHVGVGHRLDAFSSGVLVLGVGKGNGVLEHLCKSHVTRDYTLKGEFGKATDNFTDTGRVLEKTTYDHVTLDKLERVLAMIQGANQKALITYSQVDLRTQEAYELAVRGLLYPHGKSPPILTGLRCIHFSPPHFTLEVQCVNETQKYLRKLIHEVGLELRTSAVCSGVRRTRDGPFKVENTLTRQHWTADSIIQAIAHFSKTTRKIRKSGMFKQTAGQLNSSAQVQEQTRSQTEQINQEHVELSSSCGQRDTCDTE, encoded by the exons ATGACCACTCAGGCTGTACGTCTTTTCCGTAAAATGGATGGACTGTTTGCTGTGTACAAACCGCATGGAGTTCACTGGAAACATGTTCGTGACGGCGTAGAATCCAGTTTATTAAAAG CGCTGAACTCCTGTCCTCCACCAGCTCCTCAGCTTGCAGTGCGCTTCCAGCTTCTGTCCGCTGGAGAGAACAGCAGCTCCAAAGATCTCGTATTATCACCCTCTATGGTCCCCACACTGGCAGACCATCCTCTAG TGACAGGGCCACAGTTTCATAAGGTTCACGTCGGAGTTGGTCATCGATTGGATGCTTTTTCGTCTGGGGTGTTGG TTTTAGGCGTTGGGAAAGGAAATGGAGTGCTGGAGCATCTGTGCAAATCACATGTAACTCGG gACTACACACTTAAGGGGGAGTTTGGAAAAGCCACTGATAATTTCACTGACACAGGCCGAGTCCTTGAAAAAACCACATATG ACCACGTTACCCTAGATAAGCTCGAGAGAGTTCTTGCCATGATACAGGGAGCCAACCAGAAAGCCTTAATTAC GTATTCTCAGGTGGATTTGCGCACTCAGGAGGCTTACGAGCTTGCAGTGAGGGGTTTATTGTATCCTCATGGTAAAAGCCCACCGATTCTGACTGGTCTGCGATGCATACATTTCAGTCCACCGCATTTCACATTAG AGGTCCAGTGTGTGAATGAGACTCAGAAATATCTGCGTAAATTGATTCACGAGGTGGGACTAGAGCTGCGGACGTCTGCAGTCTGTTCTGGAGTGCGCCGCACACGAGACGGTCCCTTCAAAGTAGAGAACACACTCACCCGACAACACTGGACTGCTGACAGCATTATACAAGCTATTGCTCACTTTAGCAAGACTACTCGCAAAATCAGAAAGTCAGGAATGTTCAAGCAGACTGCTGGGCAATTGAACTCAAGCGCACAGGTCCAAGAGCAAACCAGAAGTCAAACTGAGCAAATAAATCAAGAGCATGTTGAACTCTCAAGCAGTTGTGGACAGAGAGACACCTGTGACACAGAATGA